Within the Nitratireductor basaltis genome, the region GTATGTGAGCGCGCAGGAAAAGGCCATCGGCATCCATGGCGGCTTCATCGAAACATCCGTCATGCTCGCTCTTCGCCCGGATCTCGTGCGAATGGAAGCCGCAGAAGATTTTCCATCGCGCCAGACGGAATTCGTTGAAAACTTCCAGCATCTGCGGGCTTACGGGCCCCATGCATTCGGCTGGATGATGCGCGACCTTTCCAAAGCAGGTGTGACCGGAAACGCAGCGGCCGCGACGCCCGAAGCAGGTAAGGCGATCATTGAGCACTCGCTCAATGGCCTTGCAGAACTTGTTGAGGATGTCGCGCGCTTCGATCTCTCCATCTTTGACGTGTAGGCCCCCGTGCATTACGCCAGATGCGCACCTATATGCGGCGCGAAACCTTCCAGCGACAGGCGAGCTGATCCATGTCCGAGACCACCAAAGCCCAGATTCCCGTCACCGTGCTCACCGGCTATCTCGGTTCGGGCAAGACCACATTGCTCAACCGCATTCTGACCGAGGATCACGGCAAGCGCTACGCGGTGATCGTCAACGAATTCGGCGAAATCGGCATCGACAATGATTTGATCGTGGAATCCGACGAGGAGATCTACGAGATGAACAATGGCTGCGTATGCTGCACAGTGCGCGGCGATCTGGTGCGCGTGGTCGAGGGGCTGACCCGCCGTCCCGGCCGCTTCGATGCCATCATCGTCGAGACCACGGGGCTTGCCGATCCGGCTCCCGTCGCGCAGACCTTCTTCATGGACGACGATGTGCGGTCGAAGACCAAGCTTGACGCCGTCGTCGCCCTTGTGGATGCCAAGCATCTGCCGCTTCGCCTGAAGGACTCCAATGAAGCGGAAGACCAGATAGCCTTCGCCGATGTGGTCATTCTCAACAAGACCGACCTCGTGGATGATGCCGATCTGGCAGCGCTCGAAGCGACAATCCGCGTCATCAACCCTTCCGCGCGCATACACCGTGCAGAGCGTGCCGGCGTGGCATTGAATGAGGTGCTGGACCGGGGCGCATTCGATCTGAAGCGCGCGCTCGACAATGATCCGCATTTTCTGGAGCACGGGCATGAGGATCATGTCTGCGGGCCGGATTGCGATCATGACCATGATCACGAGCATCACGACCATCACCATCATCACCACCATCACGGCGAGGTCTCACCCATCCATGATGCGGGCGTAAAGTCCTTCTCGTTTCGTGCGGGCGAGATGGACCCGAAGAAGTTCTTCCCCTGGATGGAGCGGAGCACGCAGCAGGACGGGCCGAACATTCTGCGCATGAAAGGCATCATCGCCTTTGCCGATGATCCGGAACGTTACGTTCTGCAGGGCGTGCACATGATCGTCGAAGGCGATCATCAACGCGCCTGGAAAGACGGCGAAAAGCGGGAGAGCCGTCTGGTCTTCATCGGGCGGGAGCTTGACGGCGAGCGTCTGAAGCGTGAATTCGAAGCCTGCCAGGCCTGACTGTCGAAGTCGGGCCTTCATCTGCCCCCAACCAGGAATTTCCGCTTCATGCCAACTGTTGCTCCGCTTGATCTTGATGCGCATTGCATCGCCGTTGCGTGGCTCGACGACGTGCCGCATTTCGCGCTCGCCGATGGCATGGTTCACCGGCTGGAGAACGGTCATGAAGAGGCGGAGGCCCATGACGGGCTCCTGTCGGCTGCCTATGACGCGGAAAACCAGCGTCTGATCACGGGCGGCGAAGACGGCCGCGTTGTCGCGGTGCGTTCGGGCGGGCGCGTGGAAGAACTTGCCAGCATGGAGCGCAAATGGATCTCCGTTGTGGCGGCCGGTCCGCAAAAGGCGGTCGCGTTCGCGGCCGGTCGCGTGGCAGAGGTCGTCTTTGCCGATGGCAAGCGCCGCAGCCTGGAGCATCCGCGCACGGTGGAGGGACTTTCCTTCGCGCCGAAAGGCATGCGCATCGGTGTGGCGCGCTACAACGGTGCGACGCTGCATTTCCCCGCGACCGAGGGTAAGCCGACCGAACTGGAATGGGCAGGTGCGCATACGGGCATCAGCTTTTCGCCCGATGGCAAGTTTCTCGTCACGACCATGCAGGAGAACGCGCTTCATGGGTGGAAGCTTGCCGATGGCAAGCATATGCGCATGGCCGGTTATCCCGCCAAGGTGAAAAGCTGGTCGTGGAGCGCGCGCGGGCGCTGGCTTGCGACGTCAGGGGCGCCTGCCGCAGTGGTCTGGCCGTTCCAGGCAAAGGACGGTCCGATGGGCAAGGCACCGCTGGAGCTTGGAACGCGCGGTGACGCGATGGTAACCCAGGTCGCCTGCCATCCGGCAGAGGACGTGGTGGCGATTGGCTATACTGATGGCATGGTGCTGGCAGCCCGGTTCGCCGATGCGAAGGAAGTCCTGCTGCGCCGGCCTGGCGACAGCGCAATCTCGGCACTTGCCTGGGACAAGGCCGGGCGCAGGCTCGCCTTTGGCAGTGAAAGTGGCCAGTGCGGCGTGGTGGACATTTCCGGCTGAACGATCCCGATCAGGTGATCAGGATCGCGCGCAAATCGTTCACATTGGTGCCGGTGGGGCCGGGGGCATAAATGTCGCCGACGGCGTCGAACGCGCCCCAGGAATCGTGGCGGGCCAGAAGCACCTTCGGGTCGTGGCTTGCCGCACGCAGACGCGAGACGGTGGAGCCGTCAGCGAATGCACCGGCATTATCCTCTGAACCATCAATGCCGTCCGTATCGGCGGCGAAGGCGTGGATGCCGTCCTGCCCCTCAATCTCCAGTGCAAGCCCGAGCAGAAACTCGCTGTTGCGCCCGCCGCGCCCGCCCTTGCCCGTGATCGTGACGGTGGTTTCACCGCCTGAAAGAATGAGGGCAGGCCGCTGGAACGGGCGGTCATTCACGGCCACTTCGCGGGCAATGGCGCCGTGAACGCGCGCGACCTCGCGGGCCTCTCCCTCGATGGAATCCGAAAGAATATGCGCCTTCAGCCCCTGCTCGGCGGCGAGCTTTGCAGCAGCTTCCAGCGAGCGGGCGGCAGAGGCGATGACGTGCACTTCGTTGCGCGAGAAACAGCTGTCATCGGGCAGGGGGGCATTGGCCGCATCGCTTTGCAGATGCTGCATCACGCGCTCGGGAAGCTTCATGCCATAGGCTTCGATGATTGCCAGCGCGTCCTCACGCGTCGCATTGTTGGGGACGGTCGGTCCTGACGACACGAGTGCGGGATCGTCACCGGGAATGTCGGAGACAACCAGAGAAACCACGCGTGCGGGATGGGCTGCAGCGGCCAGACGGCCACCCTTGATGCGCGAGATGTGCTTGCGGACCGTGTTCATCGCGGAAATCGGCGCGCCGGAAGCCAACAGGGCTTCGTTGACCGCGATCTCGTCTTCAAGCGTCAGATCACCGGCAGGCGCCGGGAGCAGGGCAGAGCCACCCCCGCAGACAAGGGCGACGACGAGGTCATCTTCGCTCAAATTCTCCACAAGGCTCATCATGCGGGCGCTTGCTTCGAGGCCCGGCTGGTCGGGTACCGGGTGGGAGGCTTCCAGAACCTCGATCCGCTCGGTCGGTGCGGCATAGCCGTAGCGGGTCACCACTGCGCCTTCGAGCGGGCCATCCCATGCCTTTTCGAAAGCTGCTGCCATCTGCGCGGCACCCTTGCCCGCTCCGATGACAATGGTGCGGCCCTTCGGCTTTTGGGGAAGGAAAGCGCGGATGGTCCGTTCAGGATCGGCGGCAGCTACGGCAGCTTCAAACAGTGACTTGAAAAACTGTTTCGGATCACGCGCCCATACCTGATTGTCCATTCAACTCCCCCTTGGCCGGTTTGCCCGCGACATAGGTTTCCACCACTGCGCGGTCGTCACCGAGGGTTTGCAGCACAAATAACTCTTCTGCAAGTGTTGAAACCCGCTCCATCCGTACGCTCATGGCCGGAACTGCCGAGGAATCAAGCACGACTAGGTCGGCTGTTGTTCCTTCTTCCAATGTGCCGATCTCGTCGGCAAGCGAGAGTGCCTCCGCATTCCCGCGGGTCAGTTGCCAGAAGGAGCCGAGCGGATCGAGCTTCTCGCCATTGAGCGCGATAACCTTGTAGGCTTCGTCCATTGTCCGCAGCATGGAATAGTTGGTGCCACCGCCCACATCGGTGGCGGTCGCCATGCGCAGTGGCTTTTCGCGACGACGATAGCGCTGATAGTCGAAGAGACCGGAACCCAGAAACAGGTTGGATGTGGGACAGAAGACGGCGACAGATCCGCTTTCGGAAATGATGTCCGCCTCGCGCTCGGACAGATGGATGCAGTGGCCAAGCAGCGTCCTGGGCGTCAGGAGTCCATGGTCTTCATAGATGCCGGTATAGTCTTTCGCCTGCGGATAGAGCGACATTGTGAAGTCGATTTCCGCATGGTTTTCGCTCAGATGCGTCTGCACATGCAGGTCCGGGTGCTCGCGTAGCAGCGCGCCTGCCGCTTCAAGCTGTTCAGGCGTGGAGGTGATCGCAAAACGGGGGGTGATGGCATACTGGCAGCGGCTTTGGCCATGCCAGCGGCGGATAAGTTCCTTCGTGTCGTCATAGGATGTTTGCGCCGTGTCGGTCAGCGCTTCTGGTGCATTGCGGTCCATCATCACCTTGCCGGCGATGATGCACATGTCGCGCTCGCAGGCCGCGGCGAACAGTGCGTCGGCACTCTCGGGATGCACGGAGCAATAGGCGGCCACGGTGGTGGTGCCCTGGCGCAAAAGTTCGTCCAGGAAGAAGCTTGCGATGCGCGCCGCATGGTCGGAATCGGCAAAGCGCATCTCTTCGGGGAAGGTGTAATTGTTCAGCCAGTCGAGCAGCTCGGCGCCGTAGCTTGCGATCACCTGCATCTGCGGGAAATGCGCATGCGTGTCGATGAAGCCCGGAAGGATCAGGTGCGGGCGGTGATCCACGATCTCGCAGTCGGCTGCGGCGTCCTTCAGATCGTCGAAGCTCCCCGCACGCAGAATGCGGCCCTCCTCGATGAGCAGGGCGCCATCTTCCTCATAGCGGAAGGAAGCATTGTCATCGATGCCGTGCGGGCGGGCGAGGAATGTCAGCGTCCTGCCGCGGATCAGTTTCTTGGTCATGCGCCCTGTCTATCCCGATAATGTCGACCGCTCCATGCGAATGGTCGGTAAGCCAGGCGACTCTAAAGATCAATTCACAGCGGGAAACGATTCCGCCTCCGGATAACTTTCAAGATTTTCTTGAAAATAGGACGTGATCATCGTTCTATCCCAGAATGGCTTATCTGGATAATATCTCAGTATTCGTTCGTGTCGTGGAACTCGGTGGCCTTTCGGCCGCGGGTCGGGACATGAGGCTGTCTCCCGCTGTTGCGTCCAACCGTATAAAGGAACTCGAAAAGCATCTCGGCGTGCGGCTTTTCAACCGCACCACGCGCCAGCTTGTGCCCACCGAGCAGGGCACGGTGTTCTATGAGGGCGCGAAGAAGATCCTTGCTGCGGTGGATGAGGCAGAGGCCGCCATTGCCGCATTGTCCGGTCAGCCGCGCGGCGTGATCCGCGTCATGGCTCCTCTGGGGTTGGGACGCCGAATGATTGCCAGCGGCATTCCCTCCTTTCACGACCAGTACCCTGAAATCGAGGTGAGGCTTCGCCTCTCCGACCGTGAAGTGGACATGATGAAGGAAGGCATCGACGTTGCGTTCCGGCTTGGCGTTCTGGAAGATTCCAGTCTGCGCATGCGCGGTATCGCCGATTGCGAACGTGTTCTTGCAGCCTCGCCCGGCTATATCGAGCGCCGCGGCATGCCGGAAAAGCCGGAAGACCTCGTGGAAGCCTCGCATGATTGCCTGCTCTTGAGATTTCCAGGCGCACGGGAATATTTCTGGACACTGCAGACGCCGGAAGGCCCTCAGAAATATCAGGTCGCCGGACCCTTCGACACCGATGACGGTGATGTGCTGACCTCCTGGGCGATCGAAGGCCGCGGGATCATCAACAAGCCGCGCTTCGAGATCGAAGGCTTCTTGCGCGATGGCAGGCTAAAGGTCGTGCTGCCGGAAAATCCGCCAGTCCCGGTCAAGCTCGCAGCTCTCTATCCGCACAAAAAATACCAGGACCCCAAGCTGCGCCTGCTCGTCGACTTCATGGCCGAACGCTGCCAGCGCATGATCGGAGAAGCGTTGGCGGGGCGTTAGGGTTTCAGCGTTTCCAACCCTCTGGTGACCAGTTCACGCATGAAGCGTTGATAAGGTAGGCCGCGTTTCGCTGCCTCCCGCTTGATCAGGTCAAGCTGATCTTTAGGCATGCGCATGTTTACACGCTCGGACTTGTGGGCAATCTCGAAGCGCATCGGCCTGAACTGTGAGAAATCAAGGTCAGAAAGATCTTGCTCGAGGAATGCTTCGGCTTCTTCGTCGGTTTTAAGTTCGGGAACTGTACGGGGCATAGCGTTTCAACTCCTTTGCATGCATGTAGCGGGCGGAGATCGGCCGGATCACTTCCACATTACCTTTGCGGCGATAGGTGATAGCTACGAACATCGCTCGACCTTCTGCATTATGGCCGATTGCGATGAGACGCTCCTCATCGGCGGAATGCCGCTGGTCGGGTGCTATTAGAGGCTCATTTACCAGGGCGTATTCGATTTCTTCGGGGGAAACGCCATGTTTTCCGCATTTCGGCCAATTTCCGTCATCCCAGTCGAAATGCGTCCGGACCATGCGCTATCTTATCAATTGTGTGTACAATTGACAACACACTTACATCAATGCCCGCATTACCTCTGCGGCTGCGAGCGCGGCGATGACGGCAGGGCGTTTGTCGCTGGTGGTGCCTCCTATGGGGCAGGTGAGGCGGGCGAGGTCACTCTGCTTGCCGCCGTTCTTGCCGTACCAGCTCTTGAAGGTGGCGCGTTTGGTTTTTGATCCGATCATGCCGACATAGAGCGCGTCCTTGCGGGCGAGCGCTTCCGAAACGATCAGGAAATCGAGCGCGTGGTCGTGCGTCAGGATCACGAAGGCGGAGCCTTCCGGTGCTGAGCGAACCGCGTCTTCGGGAACCGGGGTCAGGCGCTTTTCGACATCAGCGGTGATCTCTTCCAAAGCCTCGGGCCGCGTTTCGACGAGGACCGTGTGGAGGGGCAGGAGGCTCAGGGCCTCACTCAAGGCCTGGCCGACATGGCCACCGCCGAAAAGATAGACATGGGGTCGGGAGCGATCTCGAATGGCCGCATCTTCAAGAAGTCGGTTTCGGATGGAGGGTGCGGCTAGTTCGATCTCCAGACCGACGCGACCGCCGCAGCACTGGCCGATTTCCGGGCCGAGCGGTATGTCCATCGTGCCATTGGCAAGGTTCTGCTCGATCAGTTCGCGCGCCTTTGCGATAGCCAGAAACTCCAGCTGCCCGCCGCCGATAGTATTGAAGATCGCGGCCGGCGAAACCAGCATCCATGCGCCTTCCTCGCGCGGCGTGGAGCCTTTCGCGCTTGTGACGCGGATGACTGCCGCGCGCGGATTGGCGTCCAGCCAAGTGCGAAGTCTGGCGGTGAGCTTGGTCATGGCTTGAGACTAGCCGGAGCGTGAACCACGATCTAGCCGGCAGCCTCTGCGCGCAGGCGTTCCACCGCCATCAGCACGCGCTCAGGCGTGGCCGGAGCATCAAGCCTTGGGCAGATGCGGTGGTCGGCGACACTGGCCACAGCGCCCGACAGGGCGTGCAGAACCGAGATGGCAAGCATGAATGGCGGTTCCCCGACAGCCTTGGAGCGATGCACGGTCGCCTCGCGGTTCTCAGCCCAGTCCGCGAGCGCCACGTTGAAGATTTTCGGGCGGTCGGAGGCAAGCGGGATCTTGTAGGTGGAGGGCGCGTGGGTGCGAAGCCGCCCCTTCTCGTCCCAGACAAGCTCTTCCGTAGTCAGCCAACCCATGCCTTGCACGAAGCCGCCTTCGATTTGACCGATATCGATGGCGCGGTTGAGCGAGCGGCCCGTCTCGTGAAGGATGTCCGTACGCTCGATCACATATTCGCCGGTGAGGGTGTCGATTGAGACCTCCGTGCAGGCCGCACCATAGGCGAAATAGTAGAAAGGTCGGCCCTGGCCTTTGTCGCGGTCCCAATGGATCTTCGGCGTCTTGTAGAAACCAGCGGCCGAGAGCTGCACACGTGCCATATAGGCCTGGCGCACGAGGTCGGCGAAGGGGATCTCCTGATTGCCCACGCGCACGCGGCCGGGCAGGAACTCGACCTGCGATTCCGGTACCTCGTAGTTGTCGATGGCGAAATCGATCAGCCGCTGCTTGATCTGCCGCGCGGCATTTTGTGCGGCCATGCCGTTGAGGTCGGTGCCGGATGATGCCGCGGTGGCGGAAGTGTTGGGCACCTTGCCGGTGGTGGTTGCCGTGATCTTTACCTGGTCGATGTCGATCTGGAATTCTTCCGCGACGATCTGCGCGACCTTCACGTAGAGACCCTGGCCCATCTCGGTGCCACCATGGTTCAGGTGAACCGAACCATCCGTATAGACATGCACCAAGGCGCCGGCCTGGTTGAAATGGGTGGCGGTGAAGGAGATGCCAAACTTCACAGGCGTCAGCGCGATGCCGCGCTTGATGATCGGGCTCTTTTGGTTGAAGGCAGCAATCTCGTCCCGTCTGCCGGCATAGTCGCAGGCTTCTTCCAGATCCGCGATCACGCGGTGAGCGAGATTGTCCTCCACCTTCTGATGATAGGGGGTGAGGTTGCGGTCAATATCGCCATAGAGATTGATCTTCCGGATATCCAGCGGATCCTTGCCAAGGGCGAAGGCAATCTCGTCCATGATGCGTTCGGCACCAACCATGCCCTGTGGGCCGCCAAACCCACGGAAAGCGGTGTTGGAAACGGTGTTGGTGTAAAGTGGGCGCGAGACGGCATGCACCGCCGGATAGAAATAGGCGTTGTCGCAGTGGAACAGCGCGCGATCGGTCACGGGGCCCGACAGGTCTGCCGAGAAGCCGCAGCGCGCGGCATAGGTGAAGGCGACGCCCAGGATCCGGCCTTCATCGTCAAAGCCTACCTCGTAGTCGATCAGGAAATCGTGGCGCTTGCCGGTGGCGATCATGTCGTCGTCGCGGTCGGGCCTGATCTTGACCGGGCGGCGGGTTTTCTTCGCTGCGATGGCGGCTACGGCCGCAAATATGTTCGCCTGGGTTTCCTTGCCGCCAAAGCCGCCGCCCATACGCCGGATTTCGACCGTTACAGCATGGGAGGGAACGCCTAGCGCATGCGCCACCATATGCTGCACTTCGCTTGGGTGCTGGGTGGAGGAGAACACGGTCACATCATGATCTTCACCGGGAAGGGCGAAAGCGATCTGGCCTTCCAGATAGAAATGATCCTGTCCACCCACGCGCATCTGCCCCTTCACCTGGCGTGGTGCGGCAGCAATGGCGGCAGCGGCATCCTCGCGTTGCAGGGTCAGGGGTTTGGCAACGAGTTTCGCATCCGGTGCCGCATCAGCGACGTCGATCAGGGCCGGCTTTCCATCGTAGGTGATTTCAGCCTTCAGGCAGGCCTTGCGCGCGGCTTCCCGGGTCTCGGCAACGACGGCGAAGACCGGTTGCCCCAGGAAATGCACCATTCCATCGGCAAAGATCGGTTCGTCATGCAGTCCGGACGGGCTGATGTCGTTGACGCCCGGCACGTCCTCGGCTGTGAGAACCGCCACGACGCCGGGTGCGGCACGTACCGCATCAAGGTTCATCTGCTTGATGGTGCCGTGCGCGACGGTGGAGAGGCCGAGATAGGCATGCAGCGTGCCTGCCGGTTCGGCCATGTCGTCGATATAAACCGCTTCGCCGGTAACGTGCTTGTGCGCGGAATCATGTGGCTGGTTGGTCGCCACGCCGCCCTTGATGGCGCTTGCGAAACTCTGTTCATTGTCAATCTTGTTCATCTTCAGGCCGCCTGATGTCTGCGGGTAATGACCGGCTGGTCTGAGGTTGTGACCGCGAGCTGGAAGCGCTTCATGAGGTTTCGGGCGACCATCATCCGGTAATCAGCACTCGCACGCATGTCGCTGATCGGCGTGAAGTCGCTCACGCAGGCTTCAATGGCCTGTTCAACCGTTTCGTCGTCGAGCTTGCGCCCGATCAGCACTTCTTCCATGGCGCGCGCACGCTTAGGCGTGGCTGCCATGCCGCCATAGGCGATGCGCGCTTGGGTCACGACATTCTCATCATCGAGCGTGACAGCGAAGGCGCCGAGTACGGCGGTAATGTCCTCCTCGCGGCGCTTGGAGATCTTCCAGGCATGAAAGCGTGTCTCTGCCGCAGGCAGTGGAATATCGACCCGCTCGACGAACTCGCCGGGTCTGCGATCCTGCTTGCCGTAATCGATGAAGTAATCTTCCAGCGGTATCTCGCGTCGTTCGGTGCCCTTGCGAAGGACGAGTGTTGCGCCCAGCGCGATCAGCGAGGGCGGCATGTCACCGATGGGCGAGCCGTTTGCAATATTGCCGCCGATCGTACCCATATTGCGCACCTGGTCGCCGCCGATACGGTCCAGAAGTTCCGCGAGCTCGTGGATGTGTTCCGCGAATATGTCGCGGGCATCGGTATAGCTGACACCAGCACCGATCTTCAGGACCTGACCGCCCAGCGAGGCGTCGCGAAGTTCATCAAGGCGGTTAAGGAATATGGCCGGGTGTATTGCGCGGAACTGCTTTGTCACCCAAAGCCCCACATCGGTGGATCCGGCTACGATGGTTGCATCGGGATTTGCTTCGAGTGCGCTGGCAAAATCATCCACATTCGCGGGCACGATGATGCGGTTTTCGCCTTCGCCCATGTCAACGGTCTGACCGTCGTGGATCGCCTGGAGTTGAGCAATGACCTTTGAGCGTTCACTCAAGAGCGGATCGCCATTGCGATCGGACCGCGAGGCCGCAAGGGCTGCGCGGATAATCGGTGCATAGCCGGTGCAGCGGCAGAGATTGCCCTGCAGCGCCTTCTCGATGTCGGCTTCGGACGGAGAAGAGTTGGCCATCCACAGCGCATAGAGGGACATGACAATGCCCGGCGTGCAGAAGCCGCATTGCGAGCCGTGGTGATCCACCAGCGCCTGCTGCACCGGGTGCAGGTTTCCTTCGCTGCCGCGAACATGCTCCACCGTGACGACATGGCAGCCATCGAGCGATGCCATGAAACGTATGCAGGCATTGACGCCTTCATAGACGAGGCCGTCGGCGGTCAAACGCCCCACCAGAACGGTGCAAGCACCGCAATCGCCTTCCGCGCAGCCTTCCTTGGTGCCGGTGAGACGGCGGTTGAGGCGCAGGAAGTCGAGCAGGGTTTCGTCGGGACGCAGGCGGTCCAGCCGGATTTCCTGTTCATTCAGCAGAAAGCGTATTTCGCGGCGCAAGGTCATTCAGCTGCCCCTGTAGGTGGAATAGCCATAAGGCGAGATGAGGAGCGGCACGTGATAATGGCGTTCTTCGGACATGCCGAAGCGAATGGGGATCGTGTCGAGGAAAGCCGGTTCGGGCAATGTCTGCCCCTGCGCGCGTAGATAGGCACCAGCCTCGAATACCAGCTCATAGGTGCCTGTGCGAAAATCATCGCCTTCCAGCACCGGCGCGTCACAGCGGCCATCGTCATTGGTGCGCACGGTCTTGACGAGCGTTCGCTCAAGCGCGCCTTCAAGCCGGTACAGCGAGATCGTCATTCCCGAGGCGGGTTTGCCCGTTGCCGTGTCCAGCACATGGGTGGTCAGCTTTCCGCCTGCATTGCTGCTCATGCAGCCTTCTCCCCAGAATCGTCTTTCATGTTATCTGGCCTGATTGTGCGGCAAATGATGTGGCAGCATAAGGGGGGTGGTCACAAGCAGCGCCAAAAACTCTTTCAAATTTTTCGGTGAGACGCATGAATATCAGCTCGCCTATGCTGCAGCCGTCCGGAAAACGAGGGATTACGTGAACCGATACGCCAGAAACATGCGCGGCTATGGACCCAATCCACCATATGCCAATTGGCCGGGTGATGCGGCAATAGCAGTCCAGTTCGTCGTCAATTATGAAGAGGGCGGCGAAAACTGCGTGCTGCACGGGGATGCAGCTTCCGAGGCTTTTTTATCCGAGATCGTTGGTGCGGCACCCTGGGCGGGCAAGCGCCACTGGAACATGGAATCCATCTACGAATATGGTGCACGGGCCGGTTTCTGGCGGCTTCATCGCATGCTTACCGAGGCGAATGTTCCCGCCACGGTTTTCGGCGTCGCGAGCGCGCTGGCGCGCGGTCCCGAACAGGTCGCCGCCATGAAGGAGGCCGGTTGGGAAATTGCCACTCACGGCCTGCGCTGGATCGACTATCGCGATCATTCGGAAGCGGATGAGCGGCGCGAACTTGAGACGGCCATCGCGCTTCACGAAGAAGTCGTGGGCGAGAAACCTTCAGGCCTCTATCTTGGCCGCACATCGGAAAATTCAGTCAAGCTGGCGCTGGAAGCGGGCTGCTTCGACTGGATTTCGGATACCTATGATGACGATCTACCCTATTGGATCGACCATGACGGGCAAGGCAATCCAGCCGATCCGCAACTCGTCATTCCCTATACGCTCGACGTGAACGACATGCGTTTTGCGACGCCGCAAGGTTTCAATTCCGGCGATCAGTTCTTCGCCTATCTGCGCGATACGTTCGACACGCTCCATGCCGAGGGGGTTGCCGGGCGTCCGGCCATGATGAGCATTGGCCTCCATTGCCGCCTTGTGGGCAGGCCGGGACGGGCTGCAGCCT harbors:
- the xdhA gene encoding xanthine dehydrogenase small subunit, whose protein sequence is MTLRREIRFLLNEQEIRLDRLRPDETLLDFLRLNRRLTGTKEGCAEGDCGACTVLVGRLTADGLVYEGVNACIRFMASLDGCHVVTVEHVRGSEGNLHPVQQALVDHHGSQCGFCTPGIVMSLYALWMANSSPSEADIEKALQGNLCRCTGYAPIIRAALAASRSDRNGDPLLSERSKVIAQLQAIHDGQTVDMGEGENRIIVPANVDDFASALEANPDATIVAGSTDVGLWVTKQFRAIHPAIFLNRLDELRDASLGGQVLKIGAGVSYTDARDIFAEHIHELAELLDRIGGDQVRNMGTIGGNIANGSPIGDMPPSLIALGATLVLRKGTERREIPLEDYFIDYGKQDRRPGEFVERVDIPLPAAETRFHAWKISKRREEDITAVLGAFAVTLDDENVVTQARIAYGGMAATPKRARAMEEVLIGRKLDDETVEQAIEACVSDFTPISDMRASADYRMMVARNLMKRFQLAVTTSDQPVITRRHQAA
- the xdhB gene encoding xanthine dehydrogenase molybdopterin binding subunit — encoded protein: MNKIDNEQSFASAIKGGVATNQPHDSAHKHVTGEAVYIDDMAEPAGTLHAYLGLSTVAHGTIKQMNLDAVRAAPGVVAVLTAEDVPGVNDISPSGLHDEPIFADGMVHFLGQPVFAVVAETREAARKACLKAEITYDGKPALIDVADAAPDAKLVAKPLTLQREDAAAAIAAAPRQVKGQMRVGGQDHFYLEGQIAFALPGEDHDVTVFSSTQHPSEVQHMVAHALGVPSHAVTVEIRRMGGGFGGKETQANIFAAVAAIAAKKTRRPVKIRPDRDDDMIATGKRHDFLIDYEVGFDDEGRILGVAFTYAARCGFSADLSGPVTDRALFHCDNAYFYPAVHAVSRPLYTNTVSNTAFRGFGGPQGMVGAERIMDEIAFALGKDPLDIRKINLYGDIDRNLTPYHQKVEDNLAHRVIADLEEACDYAGRRDEIAAFNQKSPIIKRGIALTPVKFGISFTATHFNQAGALVHVYTDGSVHLNHGGTEMGQGLYVKVAQIVAEEFQIDIDQVKITATTTGKVPNTSATAASSGTDLNGMAAQNAARQIKQRLIDFAIDNYEVPESQVEFLPGRVRVGNQEIPFADLVRQAYMARVQLSAAGFYKTPKIHWDRDKGQGRPFYYFAYGAACTEVSIDTLTGEYVIERTDILHETGRSLNRAIDIGQIEGGFVQGMGWLTTEELVWDEKGRLRTHAPSTYKIPLASDRPKIFNVALADWAENREATVHRSKAVGEPPFMLAISVLHALSGAVASVADHRICPRLDAPATPERVLMAVERLRAEAAG
- the puuE gene encoding allantoinase PuuE encodes the protein MRGYGPNPPYANWPGDAAIAVQFVVNYEEGGENCVLHGDAASEAFLSEIVGAAPWAGKRHWNMESIYEYGARAGFWRLHRMLTEANVPATVFGVASALARGPEQVAAMKEAGWEIATHGLRWIDYRDHSEADERRELETAIALHEEVVGEKPSGLYLGRTSENSVKLALEAGCFDWISDTYDDDLPYWIDHDGQGNPADPQLVIPYTLDVNDMRFATPQGFNSGDQFFAYLRDTFDTLHAEGVAGRPAMMSIGLHCRLVGRPGRAAALQRFIDYVQSHDRVWIATRGEIARHWKDHHPYVAPKLRPSRMKLGEFVETFGGIFEHSPWIAERAHGLELGPAHDSAVGLHNALCRSFRTASEEERLGVLTAHPDLAGKLAAAKRLTEHSTQEQASAGLDALTDEERSRFTELNQAYVERFGFPFIIAVRDHDKASILDAFVKRLTNSREEEFATACRQVERIAYHRLKDLLP
- the uraH gene encoding hydroxyisourate hydrolase, which encodes MSSNAGGKLTTHVLDTATGKPASGMTISLYRLEGALERTLVKTVRTNDDGRCDAPVLEGDDFRTGTYELVFEAGAYLRAQGQTLPEPAFLDTIPIRFGMSEERHYHVPLLISPYGYSTYRGS